A DNA window from Capnocytophaga sp. ARDL2 contains the following coding sequences:
- the sufD gene encoding Fe-S cluster assembly protein SufD encodes MELKEKLVSSFLAFEQKVDINTDLHTVRNQALKTFEQKGFPTKKEEAWKYTSLNSILVTDYSILPKDQSEIEWKDVKKYFLNDVDTYKVVFINGVFASHLSSTTHDGLDVCLMSSALTKPKYKMIIDAYFNKTINENDSLTNLNTAYSLEGAYINIPKSVVVQKPIEIIYLSTGDTANFVQPRNLIIVGENAHVQIIERHQSLSKQSMFTNSVTEIFAAKRAIVDYYKIQNDLDTANLIDNTYIEQKQESRVSVHTFSFGGNLTRNNLNFYQKGERIDSTLKGVTIIGGKQHVDHYTLVNHEQPNCESHQNYKGIFDDRATGVFNGKIYVDKIAQKTDAFQQNNNILLTDKATLNTKPQLEIFADDVKCSHGCTIGQLDETALFYMQQRGIPKKEAKALLMYAFTHEVLESVKIPDLQMKLQDIISQKLGVTIGFEEV; translated from the coding sequence AATTAGTTTCCTCTTTTTTGGCATTCGAACAAAAAGTTGATATAAACACAGACCTACATACTGTGAGAAATCAAGCTTTGAAAACCTTTGAACAAAAAGGATTTCCTACCAAAAAAGAAGAAGCTTGGAAATATACTTCGCTCAATAGTATTTTGGTAACAGACTATTCAATTTTACCAAAAGATCAAAGCGAAATCGAGTGGAAAGATGTAAAAAAATATTTCCTAAACGATGTAGATACTTACAAAGTAGTATTCATTAATGGAGTATTTGCTTCGCATCTATCTTCTACAACTCACGACGGATTGGATGTATGCTTGATGTCATCGGCATTGACCAAACCTAAGTACAAAATGATAATCGATGCATATTTCAATAAAACAATCAATGAAAATGATAGTTTAACGAATTTGAACACAGCCTATAGTTTGGAAGGTGCATATATCAATATTCCTAAATCTGTAGTAGTGCAAAAACCTATCGAAATTATCTATCTTTCTACAGGTGATACAGCAAATTTTGTACAGCCACGCAACTTGATTATTGTAGGCGAAAATGCCCATGTACAAATCATTGAAAGACATCAATCTTTGTCGAAACAATCTATGTTTACAAACAGTGTAACCGAAATTTTTGCAGCCAAAAGAGCTATTGTAGATTACTACAAAATACAAAATGATCTCGATACCGCAAATTTGATAGATAATACTTATATCGAACAAAAACAAGAAAGTAGAGTATCTGTACATACTTTTTCTTTTGGAGGAAATCTTACAAGAAACAATTTGAATTTCTATCAAAAAGGAGAAAGAATTGATTCTACATTAAAAGGTGTTACTATTATCGGTGGAAAGCAGCATGTAGATCATTATACTTTGGTAAATCACGAACAACCCAATTGCGAATCGCACCAAAACTACAAAGGAATTTTTGATGACAGAGCCACAGGTGTATTCAATGGTAAAATATATGTAGATAAAATCGCTCAAAAAACAGATGCATTTCAGCAAAACAACAACATATTGCTCACAGACAAAGCTACATTAAATACCAAGCCTCAGCTTGAAATTTTTGCCGATGATGTAAAATGTTCGCATGGTTGTACCATAGGACAGTTAGACGAAACAGCTTTGTTTTATATGCAACAACGAGGTATTCCCAAAAAAGAAGCAAAAGCTTTGTTGATGTATGCCTTTACACACGAAGTATTAGAATCTGTAAAAATCCCAGATTTGCAAATGAAATTACAAGATATTATTTCTCAAAAACTTGGTGTAACTATCGGATTTGAAGAAGTTTAA
- a CDS encoding cyclase family protein, with translation MILSIKNHSIDTSKPLDISLPLQGNTNNPIAWYQNAPEIKPVIMGNFVGSVASGTSSTNFNNVFFNPHAHGTHTECLGHITKEFYSINQLLKEFFFTTTLVSVTPKKQNEDFVIEKHWFEFLETQPTEAVVIRTLPNTEEKKHKNYSNTNPPYLLEETTIYLREKGVKHLLIDLPSVDKEVDEGKLVAHKAFWNVKDTQQLNEDARMDCTITEMIFVENHIKDGYYLLNLQIASFENDASPSKPVLYEVIRE, from the coding sequence ATGATACTATCAATAAAAAACCACAGCATCGATACATCAAAACCATTAGATATTTCGTTACCATTGCAGGGAAATACCAACAATCCTATTGCGTGGTATCAAAACGCACCTGAAATCAAACCTGTAATTATGGGCAATTTTGTAGGCAGCGTGGCTTCGGGTACCTCATCGACCAATTTCAATAATGTATTTTTCAATCCGCATGCACACGGCACACATACCGAGTGTTTGGGGCATATTACCAAAGAATTTTATTCGATTAATCAACTGTTGAAAGAGTTTTTTTTCACGACTACATTGGTTTCGGTAACACCTAAAAAGCAAAATGAGGATTTTGTCATCGAAAAACATTGGTTTGAATTTTTAGAAACACAACCAACTGAAGCGGTTGTGATTCGCACTTTGCCAAATACTGAGGAAAAAAAACACAAAAACTACTCAAATACCAATCCGCCGTATTTGTTGGAAGAAACAACTATTTACCTAAGAGAAAAAGGAGTAAAACATCTATTAATCGACTTGCCAAGCGTGGATAAAGAAGTAGATGAAGGAAAATTGGTAGCTCACAAAGCCTTTTGGAATGTAAAGGATACACAACAATTGAACGAAGATGCTCGAATGGACTGTACCATTACCGAGATGATTTTTGTTGAAAATCACATCAAAGATGGTTACTATTTACTCAATTTGCAAATCGCCTCTTTTGAAAATGATGCAAGCCCTAGTAAACCAGTACTTTATGAAGTAATTAGAGAATAA
- a CDS encoding phosphatase PAP2 family protein — MNQLIELDHQLLVFLNNLGTPFFDPIFMFITHQINWLPIFLLIAYLLIKNIGWKQFGILVLVLTLFFVFTDQMTNLVKNNTQRLRPVNNPNLIDQLRILRGSHSYSFFSGHASNSLGSIFIIYQILKRYYKYAALLFLFPLIFAYTRIYLALHFPTDILVGYAFGLCSGYLFYWIYKKIILSIKY, encoded by the coding sequence ATGAATCAATTGATAGAACTTGACCATCAATTACTGGTGTTTCTAAACAATTTAGGAACGCCTTTTTTCGACCCTATTTTTATGTTTATCACTCATCAAATCAATTGGTTGCCTATCTTCCTTTTGATAGCTTATTTGTTGATAAAAAACATCGGTTGGAAACAATTTGGTATATTGGTCTTGGTATTGACTCTGTTTTTTGTCTTTACCGATCAAATGACCAATTTGGTAAAAAATAACACACAACGACTACGCCCTGTAAACAATCCCAATTTGATAGACCAATTGCGTATATTGCGTGGTTCGCATAGTTATAGCTTTTTTTCTGGACATGCTTCCAATAGTTTAGGGTCTATTTTTATCATTTATCAAATATTAAAACGCTATTACAAATACGCAGCATTGCTGTTTTTATTTCCATTGATTTTTGCCTATACGCGTATTTATTTGGCATTGCACTTTCCTACCGATATCCTTGTAGGTTATGCCTTTGGATTGTGTTCAGGGTATTTGTTTTATTGGATTTATAAGAAGATAATATTAAGTATTAAGTATTAA
- a CDS encoding twin-arginine translocase TatA/TatE family subunit, producing the protein MLGIDFSEILLILVTVLLIFGPKKSLNLLVV; encoded by the coding sequence ATGTTAGGAATCGATTTTAGCGAAATATTATTAATTCTTGTAACGGTACTATTGATTTTTGGGCCAAAAAAATCCCTGAATTTACTCGTAGTGTAG